In the candidate division KSB1 bacterium genome, ACCGGCAAATTGTGCGTCAAAAACGGTTTCGATTGGATGTCTGCAATCAATCCCGAGGTACAGAAATTCATCCTTGCCCTGACGACGGAAGTGATCGACAATTACGATGTGGATGGGATCGAATACTCGGATCGCATTCCAGCGATGCCGGTCGAGGGCGGATACGATCAGCCGACCGTTTCGATCTACCAGGCCGAACATCACGGGGCGAGTCCGCCGACGAATTTTCGGGATGCAAATTGGATGCGCTGGCGGGCAGATAAGCTCTCGCAATTCTACAAGACCGCAAGGGATTCCATCAAAGCTCGCGGCGATTGGATCATCGTCTCCTCCAGCCCGAGCGTCTATCCTTGGTCATACGAGGAATATTTACAGGATTCAAAGACCTGGCTCGATTTAGACATTATCGATCAGCTCATTCCACAACTCTATCGAACCAATTTTTCTGAATATCTTTTCGAATTGAACAAATCGCTAAGCTACGTGCCGCTCAGCCGACGAGACAAATTTTTCTCAGGCATGCTCATCTATTTGAGAGGTGACAATTATCTGATCACTCCGGACTTTTTGCTGCAATCTATACAAGCCAATCGTGATCGGCAAGTTTTGGGCGAGGCGTTTTTCTTTTATCAAGGATTGCGCTTGAACGGCAACCGACTTGGAGATACGCTCAAAGCGACCTATTATGCCAGACCAGCATCATTGCCCCATCGCCACGGGGAGATCTGGCGTCCCAAAGCCGTGGTCGTCAATGAGGACGATCCTGGAGCAAAGACCTTCGGCAATTGGGAAGTCGCGACCACGATCAACGGCTTCAAGCCGAAGGTTCTTCTCAAAAAAGACACAAGTTACGCCAACATTTGCTATTACTTCGATGTACCGTTCGATGCCTGGTTCGACGTATTTGCCTATTTGGTCACTGGCCCGAATGCCACCGATCGAGCGCCATATACAATCTATTCTGAGACGGATTCCACCACGCTGCTGATGAATCAGAAGGACTTTTATAACAAAGGCTGGCAATTCCTAAAAAGTGTTTATCTGACTCATGGGATTAAGAAAGTTTTGATGCTGGATAATCGCGACGTCCCAGTTGGGCAATTGGTAGTTGCCGATGCTGCTATGATCATGATCAATCGGAAGCTCTCGCCTGACGTGAGAATCACCGCGGTATCTACCCTTCAAACAAGCCGGGAACCATCCCTTTCCGAATTTGAACTCGATCAGAACTATCCCAACCCATTTAATGGAATCACACGAATCCGCTACTCGATCGCAACACCAGAACGCGTATCACTGAAAGTGTTTGACCTTTTGGGTCGGGAAGTTGCAGCGCTCGTGGATACCTATCAATCACCAGGGAACTATGAATTGGCGTTTGATTCGGCAGGGCTGGCGAGTGGCATTTACTTCTATCGATTATCCCTCGGCCATCGCTCCTTTAGCAGAAAATTGGTAATCATAAATTAACAAGAGAATTCTAAAATGAAATCGCTTC is a window encoding:
- a CDS encoding family 10 glycosylhydrolase, with translation MKKKLCLFLFLLSSPLFSQSLQEFRAVKITNVDSDILFDDQRIAEGMDYLASKGINVILTVVWNSHGADGDYTLYPSEVMERYFGRAMHPAFPTQRDPLKRVIIEAHRNGMEVFPWFEMGFSTSYSQNGGHIVQRYPNWALKDNTGKLCVKNGFDWMSAINPEVQKFILALTTEVIDNYDVDGIEYSDRIPAMPVEGGYDQPTVSIYQAEHHGASPPTNFRDANWMRWRADKLSQFYKTARDSIKARGDWIIVSSSPSVYPWSYEEYLQDSKTWLDLDIIDQLIPQLYRTNFSEYLFELNKSLSYVPLSRRDKFFSGMLIYLRGDNYLITPDFLLQSIQANRDRQVLGEAFFFYQGLRLNGNRLGDTLKATYYARPASLPHRHGEIWRPKAVVVNEDDPGAKTFGNWEVATTINGFKPKVLLKKDTSYANICYYFDVPFDAWFDVFAYLVTGPNATDRAPYTIYSETDSTTLLMNQKDFYNKGWQFLKSVYLTHGIKKVLMLDNRDVPVGQLVVADAAMIMINRKLSPDVRITAVSTLQTSREPSLSEFELDQNYPNPFNGITRIRYSIATPERVSLKVFDLLGREVAALVDTYQSPGNYELAFDSAGLASGIYFYRLSLGHRSFSRKLVIIN